TCTTAGACTCTTTCACTTGCTTCGGATCGGATTTCGAGGCTACTATGCCAAATACGACGTAATCTCCGTCGATATCTTCTGGCAACTCAAATGGTGCGCCTTTGATCATCCGAAGGAGATCCGGTATGCGAAGAGCCTTCTTATCTTCAAGTGTTCGGTTCAAGAATGAGTGTGGCAGGATACGATTTGAAAGGTGAAGTGAAGAAAACGGCTCGAATTTTGATGCATCAGGCGCCTTTTCCAACGCCCTTTCGGTCTCGTTAGAAGCATCGTCTGTAAGGCTGTTTTGTCGTGAGCGCTCAGGCTGGGAAGAAAATGACTGAGCCTCTGACTTCTGGCCACGTCGATGTAAAAACGACCTCGGCTCGGTTTCTTCGCCGCTTCGCAGAGTGGGAGTCGTCTGACTTCTCTTGAGAGAGGGTTTGAGATTGTTCACCGATCTCATAACATCTTCTCGACTAAAGCTATCCGTTCGCCCGTGCCTTGTCAGAAGCTTAGAAGGAGATTCAGGCCGCCTTTCCGCCGCGGCTGTCTTGAACGCTTCCATTTCAGTTTTGTCGTATTGAAATGCTGAGCTTCGGCCAGCTTTTATCCTCTCGGCTCGTGCATCTCGTTCCCTACGAGATTTCTCTGCCGCGCGGCCTTCGGCCATTCGCTCGCTGAAGCTTTTGCTTCGCGTCTCGTCAAACGAATGTGACTGGGGTACCAATGTATTTCGCGGATTGGATATTGGCCCATCACGGCTACCGAGTCTGCTGTTGGATCGCGCATCGGACCCTTTTGAGCTTGGTGGACGTCTCAGTGACACATCACTACCCTTAAGTCCTTTGTCGATACCCAACCTATACCTCCCAGGGGATGCGGGCTCCAATGGCGGTGCAAGACGCCGGGTTGGTGACATCGGTACTTGGAGGTCGTCGGAGTTATCCCGGCTACTTGGCTCGCGCGAGGCCCTACTATGGGCAGATTGGTCCTGGGCACGCGATGAAAAACTCACAGCCGACGCAGGTCTATGTAGTGCGCCCACATCCCCATGGCGATCTGGGTTTGGAGTGCCTGTTTTCCCCCGACCCTTCTGTAGCTGCTTCAGCTTGAGTCGTGCTTCAATGGCAGCTAGTTTCAGCTGCAACgtttcttcgtcctcttccgtATCCTCATCTCCGCTTTCGCCTTCGTCCAATCCGTCCCTCAACAGTTGTGTCGCTTTCGTCGTTGCCCGAAGATTCGGCGTTGTAGTTGCATGTTTCAAGGGTGATGCTAGATTATCTCGACGGCGTTGCATCTCTTCGTATCTCCGTCGTCCGCTAGGTGAGCTGAGAAGGGCCTCCCTCGGGGATTTCGGCGGCCACGAGGTCTCAACCACTAAATGATGATCCTATTGTTAGTCAACTTTGTCAATCCTTTCGGGGTCCGCAACTCACTGGTGGCCCTACAAACCTCCACTTCCtatttagaaaaaaaaaaacaaaaaaacaacaacaaatatCGCAGAAAAGCGGCACAATTGTGATCGTGTCACTATTTGTTTCCTCCTTTTATTCGGCGTCTTAATGGCGTCTTCGCCATATCCAGATCACAAGGATTGCGGGGAAAGGACGGCGTGGGAAGTCGCGTAAACGAAGGAGTGACTTCCTCTCCGGCAGGAACACTGATACCGGAAGAGTTACGGTCAGTCGAGGTTGGATCAACGCACAAGGGCTTTGTCTCTGTCCGCAGTCATAATATTTTTGAAGGTTGGGCAAATGCAGCAATCAATATGATCAATTAAGGTGACGGAGGCTTGGCAGTTGATCTGCCGCAGACGCGCGCGTCACGCCGAAACGAAGGAGACGCGTCGTCCTGACTATCCCCATATAGCAACCACTCATTAAAACATTCGACGTTTTGAGTAATCGGATACCAACAGCTGCAAGTGCCAATTTCGAGACACCCCCAAAATGCGAACTCGATCCGCCCCTCCTCCGAAGCAATTGTCGTCTTCCGGccaacaatcccagcctCAACCTGCGGAGACCACCATGGAACCCAGCAAAACCCTCATTCTCCCTTCTTCTGCCAGTCCGGACGCCAGATTCGTCACGCTACCCAACCCACGGACAGGAGATCCTACCCGCTACTTCTTCTGTCCGAAACTTGGAGTGTACGAGTTCACCGTTGTCGCGTCGCAATTCCCACGGAGTATCCTCTACACCAGTGAGGGTAAAGACCAGAAGTCGCAGGGAACGGTCTCCAAAACGGCAGAGCTTCTAGTCGCCACGCCAATTGACATTCTATTCTTTGCGATTCCCCTCCTCACTT
The nucleotide sequence above comes from Aspergillus puulaauensis MK2 DNA, chromosome 3, nearly complete sequence. Encoded proteins:
- a CDS encoding Mcm10/DnaG-type zinc finger protein (BUSCO:EOG092618UZ;~COG:D;~EggNog:ENOG410PGEA;~InterPro:IPR040184,IPR015408;~PFAM:PF09329;~go_component: GO:0005634 - nucleus [Evidence IEA];~go_function: GO:0003690 - double-stranded DNA binding [Evidence IEA];~go_function: GO:0003697 - single-stranded DNA binding [Evidence IEA];~go_process: GO:0006260 - DNA replication [Evidence IEA];~go_process: GO:0006270 - DNA replication initiation [Evidence IEA]), encoding MVETSWPPKSPREALLSSPSGRRRYEEMQRRRDNLASPLKHATTTPNLRATTKATQLLRDGLDEGESGDEDTEEDEETLQLKLAAIEARLKLKQLQKGRGKTGTPNPDRHGDVGALHRPASAVSFSSRAQDQSAHSRASREPSSRDNSDDLQVPMSPTRRLAPPLEPASPGRYRLGIDKGLKGSDVSLRRPPSSKGSDARSNSRLGSRDGPISNPRNTLVPQSHSFDETRSKSFSERMAEGRAAEKSRRERDARAERIKAGRSSAFQYDKTEMEAFKTAAAERRPESPSKLLTRHGRTDSFSREDVMRSVNNLKPSLKRSQTTPTLRSGEETEPRSFLHRRGQKSEAQSFSSQPERSRQNSLTDDASNETERALEKAPDASKFEPFSSLHLSNRILPHSFLNRTLEDKKALRIPDLLRMIKGAPFELPEDIDGDYVVFGIVASKSDPKQVKESKNVTAQAADPFDDGLNNKNQYMVITLTDLKWTIDLFLFDTAFPRYYRLSEGTVVAILNPTILPPPKDKIDTNRFSLCISSSDDKVLEVGTARDIGYCKAVRKDGKTCRSWVDGRKTEFCDFHVDLQVRRAQAGRMGVNGGTGIIGPGGRSGSRTGFYGGPGRSTQKGPGGLLRADGAKYDRETQSLYYVTPGFKPRNNTGNSFQHLRPGQSAANLIDADVDDPFIAAGKMGRGMENKEERFRRRLVEQQREREITQKITSSRAGGVAGEYLRAQNNENTPTTNKAMSRSGAQHRRAGSGDPTLPSTSLADGKPLGMSFKRAEAVRLSPRKRAHDGDKPHGSGVKKTRFITSKGIKEAGRDSLGGNPDAIPQTNDFDDDDELEIV